One Coccinella septempunctata chromosome 1, icCocSept1.1, whole genome shotgun sequence DNA window includes the following coding sequences:
- the LOC123309505 gene encoding ubiquitin carboxyl-terminal hydrolase 47 isoform X2, with protein MDQNRKVILAEVITNKSIDETPQVLGYIELTSSLKVESIFKHVQDLITEPEGALEDIEIFLEGNEKEVNLSPYKNKLLEDIGISCDFKTDYKIKVMMPKQKMSLVVQEVIDDDLQLGASASPTTTLYFNGDQLPPLTSDDEYGLSAPEQSPVDTLNYVGLVNQAMTCYLNSLLQALYMTPEFRNALYNWEFDGQNESRSIPFQLQKLFLNLQTSSKSAVETTDLTTSFGWQGSDAWQQHDIQELCRVMFDALEQKFKDTKQAKLINDLYEGKMLDYVRCLECLTEKSREDKFLDIPLPVRPFGSQVAYNSVEEALRAFVQPEILDGNNQYFCEKCNKKCNAHKGLKFTKFPYLLTLHLKRFDFDYNTFHRIKLNDKVVFPEMLNLNSFVLSKRTENDYIIEERENISKCDDCCTTDSGSALEDEGCQSTDASSTVNGQDVNCSESDEGIDVSSCNNLKNEPQGPYIYDLYSIMIHSGSATGGHYYAYVKDFDKQKWYCFNDQSVTRITEDDIQKTYGGSPHRGYFSGAYSSSTNAYMLMYRQIDKNRNASAMSVDEFPMHIKKLLKQMKEKEELDRINKEKENDFVKINIFCYHPVEKRLVDAKVAVLIDNTLQETVHYTAHQRFKLEGVVAKEDCRLVRYNKFQDCIDYSFESDQTKFCDIDSNFNLSMSDWLLEIRQPNTEWSIYRAGAVNMKIYPLNLFTEELEDPKILRVNVNETIGEIKYRISLLLGSSDPLQLALEKLGDLTYFDNDEQVINIDSKNIEYKLYVGNMIDEDLDKTFQFSKFRKIIEKMRQVIGLRIFLPDVGLGVLESLSIPTLDQNQNSNRLDIGAGDRAVPCCDGLGDQSNSEDSSLSDSDRTLVGDTPGDGMALSPINSNSPGDQHMASPTDPSEDSYNHDVLGNPSEEMHWDDHETEEEQQQNHLYFKMVYITNDDCSGFYPFTRLCKILVDKCITLEKLKKHLEPYVKVPVNYFKVYRQYTTLSIPPEDEWYKLTDTLRCRKDGDVLSIKLGRVLQENEHNAKIFLLRPNHKEPISFLFDFIITKGQTVGQVLKEIVYTAKKRNILDLNHQKCRLRGKSLKKVKKVYLENQVFGEDIFMIAYDIEIFLQELPEPENVVSLNQFVIFLRRWRPSLLHLDPVEEIVLNSSSIEEMKEKISQLSGIPSNHCEVALVNVCIPGDMHRLQINDLDWKTSAKNIDGHPLYASDGSIFYYRDNREPLKMLTTEERKEINLQENKRLGLQSSIKTYSPGKERALKIYVDTSPNKKNCID; from the exons ATGGACCAAAATAGAAAAGTTATACTTGCTGAAGTGATAACCAATAAATCAATAGATGAAACCCCACAGGTATTGGGCTATATTGAGCTAACTTCATCTTTAAAAGTTGAAAGTATATTCAAACATGTGCAGGATTTAATCACTGAACCAGAGGGAGCACTTgaagatattgaaattttcttaGAAGGAAATGAGAAGGAG gTGAATTTAAGTCCTTATAAAAATAAATTGCTGGAAGATATAGGAATATCATGTGACTTCAAAACTGACTATAAAATAAAGGTCATGATGCCGAAACAAAAAATGTCACTTGTTGTACAAGAAGTAATTGATGATGACCTTCAACTTGGTGCTTCAGCAAGTCCTACTACAACGCTTTATTTCAACGGTGATCAGTTGCCACCTCTAACAAGTGATGACGAATATGGTTTATCAGCACCAGAACAATCGCCTGTGGATACATTGAATTATGTAGGATTAGTAAATCAAGCTATGACATGTTATTTGAACAGTTTACTACAAGCCTTGTATATGACTCCAGAATTTCGTAATGCACTGTACAATTGGGAATTTGATGGCCAGAACGAATCCAGATCCATTCCTTTCCAGTTacagaaattatttttgaatttacag ACCTCTTCCAAATCTGCTGTTGAAACAACTGATTTAACCACAAGCTTTGGATGGCAAGGCAGTGATGCCTGGCAACAGCATGATATACAGGAGCTTTGTAGGGTGATGTTTGATGCTTTGGAACAAAAATTTAAAGACACCAAACAAGCCAAgttaataaatgatttatatgAAGGAAAAATGTTAGATTATGTCCGATGCCTGGAGTGTTTAACTGAAAAATCAAGAGAAGATAAATTCTTAGATATCCCCCTTCCTGTAAGACCATTTGGAAGTCAAGTAGCATATAACAGTGTTGAAGAAGCATTAAGAGCATTTGTCCAGCCAGAAATTTTAGATGGGAACAATCAGTATTTCTGTGAGAAATGTAATAAGAAGTGTAATGCCCATAAAGGATTGAAATTCACTAAATTCCCATATCTTCTCACATTGCACTTGAAaagatttgattttgactacaaTACATTTCATCGAATAAAACTGAATGATAA AGTTGTTTTTCCTGAAATGCTGAATTTAAATTCTTTCGTTCTGAGTAAAAGAACTGAAAATGATTATATCATTGAAGAAAGAGAAAACATATCTAAATGTGATGACTGTTGTACTACAGATTCAGGTTCAGCTCTTGAAGATGAGGGCTGTCAGAGCACAGATGCATCATCTACTGTTAATGGACAAGACGTTAATTGCAGTGAAAGTGATGAAG GTATTGATGTCAGCTCTTGTAACAATCTTAAAAATGAACCCCAAGGACCTTACATCTATGACCTTTATAGTATCATGATTCATTCTGGGTCTGCTACAGGGGGTCATTACTATGCATATGTCAAAGATTTTGACAAACAGAAATGGTATTGTTTTAATGATCAAAGCGTAACAAGG ATAACTGAAGATGACATCCAGAAAACATATGGTGGTTCACCCCATAGGGGATATTTCTCAGGGGCTTACAGTTCAAGTACTAATGCCTATATGCTTATGTACAGACAGATTGATAAAAATAGAAATGCTTCTGCTATGTCAGTAGATGAATTCCCTATGCACATTAAAAAACTTCTGAAACAAATGAAAGAGAAAGAAGAATTAGACAGGATAAACAAAGAGAAAGAAAatgattttgtgaaaatcaacaTTTTCTGTTATCATCCAGTGGAAAAGAGACTTGTAGATGCTAAAGTTGCTGTACTCATTGATAACACACTCCAAGAAACTGTTCACTACACAGCTCACCAGAGGTTCAAATTAGAAGGTGTAGTCGCAAAAGAAGACTGTCGGCTTGTGAGATATAACAAGTTCCAAGACTGCATTGACTATAGCTTCGAATCAGATCAAACTAAATTCTGTGATATCGATTCCAATTTTAATCTTTCTATGAGTGATTGGCTCTTAGAGATAAGGCAACCAA ATACTGAATGGTCAATATACAGAGCAGGTGCTGTAAATATGAAAATCTATCCGCTCAATCTGTTCACTGAAGAATTGGAAGACCCTAAAATTCTTCGTGTTAACGTGAATGAAACTATAGGGGAAATAAAATACAGAATTTCTCTACTACTTGGTTCATCTGATCCCCTTCAG CTGGCACTGGAGAAATTGGGTGATCTTACGTATTTTGATAACGATGAGCAAGTCATCAACATTGATtctaaaaatattgaatataaacTATATGTTGGAAACATGATAGATGAAGATCTTGATAAAACCTTCCAATTCTCCaagtttcgaaaaattattgaGAAAATGCGACAAGTCATCGGATTAAGAATATTTTTACCAGATGTGGGTTTAG gTGTGTTGGAGTCGCTCTCTATTCCTACTTTAGATCAAAACCAGAATTCGAACAGGCTGGATATTGGTGCGGGAGATCGAGCTGTGCCTTGTTGTGATGGTCTAGGTGATCAGAGTAACAGCGAAGATAGCAGTTTGAGTGATAGTGATAGAACTCTAGTTGGTGATACACCAG GTGATGGAATGGCATTATCCCCAATAAATTCTAATTCACCAGGTGATCAACACATGGCTTCCCCAACTGACCCATCAGAAGATTCTTATAATCATGATGTTTTGGGTAATCCTTCAGAAGAGATGCACTGGGATGACCATGAAACTGAGGAAGAGCAGCAGCAGAATCACTTATATTTCAAAATGGTGTACATTACAAACGATGATTGTAGTGGATTCTATCCATTTACAAGACTCTGTAAAATACTTGTGGATAAGTGCATAACATTAGAGAAGCTAAAAAAGCATTTAGAGCCATATGTGAAAGTACCTGTTAATTATTTCAAAGTTTATAGACAATATACAACTCTCTCGATCCCACCAGAGGATGAGTGGTATAAATTGACTGACACCTTGAGATGCAGGAAAGATGGAGATGTTCTCAGTATCAAATTGGGACGTGTACTTCAAGAAAATGAACACAATGCAAAAATTTTCCTGCTGAGACCAAACCACAAGGAACCTATAAGTTTTCTTTTTGATTTTATAATAACTAAAGGACAAACAGTGGGTCAGGTACTTAAAGAAATAGTGTACACAGCGAAAAAAAGGAACATTTTAGATTTGAACCATCAAAAATGTCGACTACGTGGAAAAAGtctgaaaaaagtgaaaaaagtaTATTTAGAAAATCAAGTATTTGGTGAAGATATATTTATGATAGCatatgatattgaaattttcttaCAAGAGTTACCGGAGCCTGAAAATGTAGTTAGTCTCAATCAGTTCGTAATATTCCTAAGAAGATGGAGACCTTCACTGCTACATTTAGACCCTGTTGaagaaattgttttgaattccTCCTCCAtagaagaaatgaaagaaaaaatttctcaGCTATCTGGTATTCCATCGAATCATTGTGAAGTGGCATTAGTGAATGTTTGTATTCCTGGTGATATGCATCGATTGCAAATAAATGACTTAGACTGGAAAACAAGTGCTAAGAATATTGATGGTCATCCCTTGTATGCCAGTGATGgttcaatattttattatag
- the LOC123309505 gene encoding ubiquitin carboxyl-terminal hydrolase 47 isoform X1, translating to MDQNRKVILAEVITNKSIDETPQVLGYIELTSSLKVESIFKHVQDLITEPEGALEDIEIFLEGNEKEVSTTNKDEQTERSYKVNLSPYKNKLLEDIGISCDFKTDYKIKVMMPKQKMSLVVQEVIDDDLQLGASASPTTTLYFNGDQLPPLTSDDEYGLSAPEQSPVDTLNYVGLVNQAMTCYLNSLLQALYMTPEFRNALYNWEFDGQNESRSIPFQLQKLFLNLQTSSKSAVETTDLTTSFGWQGSDAWQQHDIQELCRVMFDALEQKFKDTKQAKLINDLYEGKMLDYVRCLECLTEKSREDKFLDIPLPVRPFGSQVAYNSVEEALRAFVQPEILDGNNQYFCEKCNKKCNAHKGLKFTKFPYLLTLHLKRFDFDYNTFHRIKLNDKVVFPEMLNLNSFVLSKRTENDYIIEERENISKCDDCCTTDSGSALEDEGCQSTDASSTVNGQDVNCSESDEGIDVSSCNNLKNEPQGPYIYDLYSIMIHSGSATGGHYYAYVKDFDKQKWYCFNDQSVTRITEDDIQKTYGGSPHRGYFSGAYSSSTNAYMLMYRQIDKNRNASAMSVDEFPMHIKKLLKQMKEKEELDRINKEKENDFVKINIFCYHPVEKRLVDAKVAVLIDNTLQETVHYTAHQRFKLEGVVAKEDCRLVRYNKFQDCIDYSFESDQTKFCDIDSNFNLSMSDWLLEIRQPNTEWSIYRAGAVNMKIYPLNLFTEELEDPKILRVNVNETIGEIKYRISLLLGSSDPLQLALEKLGDLTYFDNDEQVINIDSKNIEYKLYVGNMIDEDLDKTFQFSKFRKIIEKMRQVIGLRIFLPDVGLGVLESLSIPTLDQNQNSNRLDIGAGDRAVPCCDGLGDQSNSEDSSLSDSDRTLVGDTPGDGMALSPINSNSPGDQHMASPTDPSEDSYNHDVLGNPSEEMHWDDHETEEEQQQNHLYFKMVYITNDDCSGFYPFTRLCKILVDKCITLEKLKKHLEPYVKVPVNYFKVYRQYTTLSIPPEDEWYKLTDTLRCRKDGDVLSIKLGRVLQENEHNAKIFLLRPNHKEPISFLFDFIITKGQTVGQVLKEIVYTAKKRNILDLNHQKCRLRGKSLKKVKKVYLENQVFGEDIFMIAYDIEIFLQELPEPENVVSLNQFVIFLRRWRPSLLHLDPVEEIVLNSSSIEEMKEKISQLSGIPSNHCEVALVNVCIPGDMHRLQINDLDWKTSAKNIDGHPLYASDGSIFYYRDNREPLKMLTTEERKEINLQENKRLGLQSSIKTYSPGKERALKIYVDTSPNKKNCID from the exons ATGGACCAAAATAGAAAAGTTATACTTGCTGAAGTGATAACCAATAAATCAATAGATGAAACCCCACAGGTATTGGGCTATATTGAGCTAACTTCATCTTTAAAAGTTGAAAGTATATTCAAACATGTGCAGGATTTAATCACTGAACCAGAGGGAGCACTTgaagatattgaaattttcttaGAAGGAAATGAGAAGGAG gttTCGACTACAAACAAAGATGAACAAACTGAGAGGTCATACAAG gTGAATTTAAGTCCTTATAAAAATAAATTGCTGGAAGATATAGGAATATCATGTGACTTCAAAACTGACTATAAAATAAAGGTCATGATGCCGAAACAAAAAATGTCACTTGTTGTACAAGAAGTAATTGATGATGACCTTCAACTTGGTGCTTCAGCAAGTCCTACTACAACGCTTTATTTCAACGGTGATCAGTTGCCACCTCTAACAAGTGATGACGAATATGGTTTATCAGCACCAGAACAATCGCCTGTGGATACATTGAATTATGTAGGATTAGTAAATCAAGCTATGACATGTTATTTGAACAGTTTACTACAAGCCTTGTATATGACTCCAGAATTTCGTAATGCACTGTACAATTGGGAATTTGATGGCCAGAACGAATCCAGATCCATTCCTTTCCAGTTacagaaattatttttgaatttacag ACCTCTTCCAAATCTGCTGTTGAAACAACTGATTTAACCACAAGCTTTGGATGGCAAGGCAGTGATGCCTGGCAACAGCATGATATACAGGAGCTTTGTAGGGTGATGTTTGATGCTTTGGAACAAAAATTTAAAGACACCAAACAAGCCAAgttaataaatgatttatatgAAGGAAAAATGTTAGATTATGTCCGATGCCTGGAGTGTTTAACTGAAAAATCAAGAGAAGATAAATTCTTAGATATCCCCCTTCCTGTAAGACCATTTGGAAGTCAAGTAGCATATAACAGTGTTGAAGAAGCATTAAGAGCATTTGTCCAGCCAGAAATTTTAGATGGGAACAATCAGTATTTCTGTGAGAAATGTAATAAGAAGTGTAATGCCCATAAAGGATTGAAATTCACTAAATTCCCATATCTTCTCACATTGCACTTGAAaagatttgattttgactacaaTACATTTCATCGAATAAAACTGAATGATAA AGTTGTTTTTCCTGAAATGCTGAATTTAAATTCTTTCGTTCTGAGTAAAAGAACTGAAAATGATTATATCATTGAAGAAAGAGAAAACATATCTAAATGTGATGACTGTTGTACTACAGATTCAGGTTCAGCTCTTGAAGATGAGGGCTGTCAGAGCACAGATGCATCATCTACTGTTAATGGACAAGACGTTAATTGCAGTGAAAGTGATGAAG GTATTGATGTCAGCTCTTGTAACAATCTTAAAAATGAACCCCAAGGACCTTACATCTATGACCTTTATAGTATCATGATTCATTCTGGGTCTGCTACAGGGGGTCATTACTATGCATATGTCAAAGATTTTGACAAACAGAAATGGTATTGTTTTAATGATCAAAGCGTAACAAGG ATAACTGAAGATGACATCCAGAAAACATATGGTGGTTCACCCCATAGGGGATATTTCTCAGGGGCTTACAGTTCAAGTACTAATGCCTATATGCTTATGTACAGACAGATTGATAAAAATAGAAATGCTTCTGCTATGTCAGTAGATGAATTCCCTATGCACATTAAAAAACTTCTGAAACAAATGAAAGAGAAAGAAGAATTAGACAGGATAAACAAAGAGAAAGAAAatgattttgtgaaaatcaacaTTTTCTGTTATCATCCAGTGGAAAAGAGACTTGTAGATGCTAAAGTTGCTGTACTCATTGATAACACACTCCAAGAAACTGTTCACTACACAGCTCACCAGAGGTTCAAATTAGAAGGTGTAGTCGCAAAAGAAGACTGTCGGCTTGTGAGATATAACAAGTTCCAAGACTGCATTGACTATAGCTTCGAATCAGATCAAACTAAATTCTGTGATATCGATTCCAATTTTAATCTTTCTATGAGTGATTGGCTCTTAGAGATAAGGCAACCAA ATACTGAATGGTCAATATACAGAGCAGGTGCTGTAAATATGAAAATCTATCCGCTCAATCTGTTCACTGAAGAATTGGAAGACCCTAAAATTCTTCGTGTTAACGTGAATGAAACTATAGGGGAAATAAAATACAGAATTTCTCTACTACTTGGTTCATCTGATCCCCTTCAG CTGGCACTGGAGAAATTGGGTGATCTTACGTATTTTGATAACGATGAGCAAGTCATCAACATTGATtctaaaaatattgaatataaacTATATGTTGGAAACATGATAGATGAAGATCTTGATAAAACCTTCCAATTCTCCaagtttcgaaaaattattgaGAAAATGCGACAAGTCATCGGATTAAGAATATTTTTACCAGATGTGGGTTTAG gTGTGTTGGAGTCGCTCTCTATTCCTACTTTAGATCAAAACCAGAATTCGAACAGGCTGGATATTGGTGCGGGAGATCGAGCTGTGCCTTGTTGTGATGGTCTAGGTGATCAGAGTAACAGCGAAGATAGCAGTTTGAGTGATAGTGATAGAACTCTAGTTGGTGATACACCAG GTGATGGAATGGCATTATCCCCAATAAATTCTAATTCACCAGGTGATCAACACATGGCTTCCCCAACTGACCCATCAGAAGATTCTTATAATCATGATGTTTTGGGTAATCCTTCAGAAGAGATGCACTGGGATGACCATGAAACTGAGGAAGAGCAGCAGCAGAATCACTTATATTTCAAAATGGTGTACATTACAAACGATGATTGTAGTGGATTCTATCCATTTACAAGACTCTGTAAAATACTTGTGGATAAGTGCATAACATTAGAGAAGCTAAAAAAGCATTTAGAGCCATATGTGAAAGTACCTGTTAATTATTTCAAAGTTTATAGACAATATACAACTCTCTCGATCCCACCAGAGGATGAGTGGTATAAATTGACTGACACCTTGAGATGCAGGAAAGATGGAGATGTTCTCAGTATCAAATTGGGACGTGTACTTCAAGAAAATGAACACAATGCAAAAATTTTCCTGCTGAGACCAAACCACAAGGAACCTATAAGTTTTCTTTTTGATTTTATAATAACTAAAGGACAAACAGTGGGTCAGGTACTTAAAGAAATAGTGTACACAGCGAAAAAAAGGAACATTTTAGATTTGAACCATCAAAAATGTCGACTACGTGGAAAAAGtctgaaaaaagtgaaaaaagtaTATTTAGAAAATCAAGTATTTGGTGAAGATATATTTATGATAGCatatgatattgaaattttcttaCAAGAGTTACCGGAGCCTGAAAATGTAGTTAGTCTCAATCAGTTCGTAATATTCCTAAGAAGATGGAGACCTTCACTGCTACATTTAGACCCTGTTGaagaaattgttttgaattccTCCTCCAtagaagaaatgaaagaaaaaatttctcaGCTATCTGGTATTCCATCGAATCATTGTGAAGTGGCATTAGTGAATGTTTGTATTCCTGGTGATATGCATCGATTGCAAATAAATGACTTAGACTGGAAAACAAGTGCTAAGAATATTGATGGTCATCCCTTGTATGCCAGTGATGgttcaatattttattatag